Proteins from a single region of Fodinibius sp. Rm-B-1B1-1:
- a CDS encoding Nramp family divalent metal transporter, protein MKKRLLEILFWGVISAAFIGPGTITTAAAAGAEFGYAIVWALVFSTIACIILQESSARLTVASGINLGEALKKYLSDSMLGKTTLWLILAAIILGCAAYEAGNILGAVAGIELLLNIPSYWVTSLIGIIVFLLFWVNSVDVVAKIMGVIVAFMGACFFATAVIMQPDWGSLLQNMALPSFPEGSSMLVLALIGTTVVPYNLFLGSGIAAGKNLKEMRISLTIAIGLGGLISIAVLVVGTAIMGEFSFEGLAAALSVQLGGWASVLLGLGLFAAGLTSSITAPMAAAITARSILAEKDKKSKGKWKEKGRFFRMVWIVVLLVGLAFGLSQVRPVPAIILAQALNGIILPLVAIGLLILVNNLELMTQRSVNTILFNVVMSIVVFITIIIGVRNIAGAFTNFLPIELVKESYILGTSLIVTLLISWPVYRTIRRLREQN, encoded by the coding sequence ATGAAAAAACGTTTGTTGGAAATTTTATTTTGGGGCGTTATCTCGGCAGCTTTTATTGGTCCCGGTACCATAACAACGGCGGCCGCGGCGGGTGCTGAATTTGGATACGCTATCGTCTGGGCACTGGTTTTTTCGACCATCGCCTGCATTATTTTGCAGGAGTCGAGCGCGCGGTTAACCGTGGCCTCGGGTATCAACCTGGGTGAAGCCCTCAAGAAATATTTGTCAGATAGTATGCTGGGCAAGACAACACTCTGGTTGATTCTCGCGGCTATTATTCTCGGCTGTGCTGCCTACGAAGCGGGCAATATTTTGGGTGCTGTGGCTGGTATCGAGCTGCTACTGAATATACCATCGTACTGGGTAACCTCGCTGATCGGTATAATCGTTTTCTTATTGTTTTGGGTTAACAGCGTGGATGTAGTTGCTAAAATTATGGGCGTTATTGTTGCTTTTATGGGGGCTTGCTTTTTTGCTACGGCTGTAATTATGCAACCTGATTGGGGATCACTCTTGCAGAACATGGCGCTTCCCAGTTTCCCCGAAGGGTCGAGCATGCTTGTTTTGGCGCTTATTGGGACAACCGTTGTACCCTATAATCTGTTTTTGGGCTCCGGGATTGCAGCGGGTAAAAATTTGAAAGAAATGCGCATTAGCTTGACCATCGCGATTGGCCTTGGTGGACTCATTTCTATTGCGGTATTGGTTGTGGGGACGGCCATCATGGGGGAATTCAGTTTTGAAGGGCTTGCCGCCGCGTTAAGCGTACAGCTTGGTGGTTGGGCTTCAGTATTGTTGGGACTCGGATTGTTTGCCGCGGGATTAACGTCGTCGATAACGGCCCCGATGGCAGCAGCTATTACGGCGCGAAGTATTTTAGCGGAAAAGGATAAAAAATCTAAAGGCAAGTGGAAGGAAAAGGGGAGATTCTTTCGGATGGTCTGGATTGTGGTATTGCTGGTAGGACTCGCTTTTGGTCTATCACAAGTACGTCCCGTGCCCGCCATTATTCTGGCTCAGGCACTAAATGGAATTATTCTCCCACTGGTTGCGATCGGGTTGTTGATACTGGTTAATAATTTAGAGCTTATGACTCAGCGATCGGTGAATACGATTTTGTTTAATGTTGTGATGAGCATTGTAGTATTTATTACTATCATTATTGGAGTACGAAATATAGCGGGGGCGTTCACCAATTTTCTACCGATCGAACTTGTAAAAGAATCTTACATTTTAGGGACTTCTTTAATTGTGACGCTATTAATCAGCTGGCCAGTGTATCGAACAATTAGAAGATTACGAGAACAAAACTGA
- a CDS encoding TPM domain-containing protein produces MFSTKRRTSLFKTFLLALFLLPSIILAQDLPSEPVGHVNDFAKMLTSGERQQLEEKLRNYRDTTTTVISIATLDNLGGISIEEAATTLFNDWKMWEDNKDNGVLILIAQEERKMRIEVGYGLEGAIPDVMAGRIVREILTPSFKKADYYGGLDRATSALIQLASGEFQGQLTENKSSEDGNTADFIIFLLFLFFVFYSSSCGGGKGRGKKGKRRRTLGPGGFIFLGGGGFGGGSSGSGGFGGFSGGGGFGSGGGGASGGW; encoded by the coding sequence ATGTTTTCCACGAAACGAAGAACATCATTATTTAAAACTTTTCTGCTCGCGCTATTCCTGTTACCCAGTATTATTTTGGCACAGGACCTACCCTCCGAACCAGTGGGTCACGTCAATGATTTCGCCAAAATGCTTACATCCGGTGAACGTCAACAGCTCGAAGAGAAACTACGCAATTATAGAGATACAACCACTACCGTAATTTCTATTGCTACGCTCGATAACTTGGGTGGGATCTCAATTGAAGAAGCGGCTACCACCTTATTTAATGATTGGAAAATGTGGGAAGACAATAAAGATAACGGAGTACTCATTCTTATTGCTCAGGAAGAACGTAAAATGCGTATTGAAGTAGGATATGGATTGGAAGGTGCTATCCCTGATGTAATGGCGGGACGAATTGTTCGTGAAATATTGACCCCCAGCTTTAAGAAAGCTGATTATTACGGAGGATTAGATCGAGCTACCTCAGCACTCATTCAACTCGCAAGCGGAGAGTTCCAAGGGCAATTGACTGAAAATAAATCATCAGAAGACGGCAATACCGCTGACTTTATCATTTTCTTATTGTTTCTCTTTTTTGTCTTTTACTCCTCTTCCTGTGGTGGAGGTAAAGGGCGTGGTAAAAAAGGTAAGCGAAGAAGAACCCTTGGTCCCGGTGGGTTTATCTTCCTCGGCGGTGGCGGTTTCGGAGGCGGAAGTTCCGGCAGCGGTGGATTTGGGGGCTTCAGCGGCGGGGGCGGATTTGGCTCCGGCGGTGGTGGTGCCAGCGGCGGCTGGTAG
- a CDS encoding TPM domain-containing protein produces MPARQFLSEQEEQQIVEAINNAEQKTSGEIRIHLEHHCEGDALDQAAQIFHELGMDETQLQNGVLIYIATEDHKAAVYAGKGIHREVDEGFWDDILQILVQHFKNEEYEEGIEKAVHKVGNKLEQLFPYHQKGDLDELSNEVSYNNNKN; encoded by the coding sequence ATGCCTGCCAGACAATTTTTAAGCGAACAAGAAGAACAGCAGATTGTTGAAGCAATTAATAATGCTGAACAAAAAACATCGGGAGAAATCCGTATACATCTTGAACATCACTGCGAAGGAGATGCATTAGATCAAGCGGCCCAAATTTTTCACGAGCTGGGTATGGATGAAACCCAGCTACAAAATGGCGTTTTAATATATATTGCTACAGAAGACCACAAAGCAGCCGTCTATGCGGGAAAAGGCATTCATCGTGAAGTTGATGAGGGATTCTGGGATGATATACTGCAAATCTTAGTTCAACACTTTAAAAATGAGGAATACGAAGAGGGTATTGAGAAAGCCGTCCATAAAGTAGGCAATAAACTGGAGCAACTGTTCCCTTATCATCAGAAAGGAGATCTCGATGAACTTTCGAATGAGGTTAGCTATAATAACAACAAGAATTAG
- a CDS encoding YkoF family thiamine/hydroxymethylpyrimidine-binding protein: MSDDNAALAGCSFSIHPMSDNFVELITKAIDKTDTSKTWTQTDKVSTIVRGRMAHVLDVSQSVLAHTAQSGKHVAFHATYSVGCPGDTKGHSYMAESDELMNISANKRLSLDVAAKFALYPMDGGDYMDTIYEQIENMKSFGVKVTPTHYETRLDGNSHDIFKGLHSVFQKTKEAGSNHTVMTVSISANSPT; encoded by the coding sequence ATGTCAGATGATAATGCAGCATTAGCAGGATGCAGTTTTTCTATCCATCCTATGAGTGATAATTTTGTTGAACTCATAACAAAGGCTATTGATAAAACAGATACTTCCAAAACATGGACACAAACCGATAAAGTAAGTACCATCGTGCGGGGAAGAATGGCTCATGTTCTTGATGTCAGCCAATCAGTACTGGCTCACACTGCTCAAAGCGGGAAGCATGTGGCTTTTCATGCCACTTATTCTGTGGGTTGTCCCGGTGATACAAAAGGACACTCCTATATGGCTGAAAGTGATGAGCTCATGAATATATCTGCAAACAAGCGCCTTTCGCTTGATGTGGCTGCAAAGTTCGCCCTATACCCCATGGATGGGGGTGATTATATGGATACCATTTATGAGCAAATTGAGAATATGAAATCATTTGGTGTCAAAGTTACCCCAACCCATTACGAAACCCGTCTTGATGGAAACTCTCACGATATTTTTAAAGGGCTGCACAGCGTTTTTCAAAAAACAAAAGAAGCGGGTTCTAATCACACTGTAATGACCGTATCCATTTCGGCTAATAGTCCAACATAA
- a CDS encoding LemA family protein produces MNIKTIIGLGVIALLVFIGIGKYNTLVEQGQNVEQSWAQVENQYQRRADLVPNLVNTVKGAADFEQETLTQVTEARSKASSIQISADDLNNPQKIQQFQQAQQQLSGALSRMLVTVEKYPELKANQNFRDLQVQLEGTENRIATERQRFNEAVRDYNTTVKRFPNNVFAGIFGFDQKAFFEADEGAEEVPEVNFDS; encoded by the coding sequence ATGAATATTAAGACTATTATCGGATTAGGCGTTATCGCCTTGTTGGTTTTTATCGGCATTGGAAAATATAATACTTTAGTAGAGCAAGGACAGAACGTTGAACAATCTTGGGCACAAGTTGAAAACCAATACCAACGACGCGCCGACCTGGTACCCAACTTAGTCAATACAGTAAAAGGGGCGGCTGATTTTGAGCAGGAAACACTAACTCAAGTTACAGAAGCACGTAGCAAAGCCAGTTCTATTCAGATATCAGCTGATGACCTCAATAATCCACAAAAGATTCAGCAGTTCCAGCAGGCGCAACAGCAGCTTTCCGGCGCCTTATCACGGATGCTTGTAACTGTAGAAAAATATCCTGAGCTAAAAGCCAATCAGAATTTCAGGGATCTGCAAGTCCAACTCGAAGGAACCGAAAACCGAATAGCAACTGAACGACAACGTTTTAATGAAGCTGTACGAGACTACAATACTACGGTAAAGAGATTCCCAAATAACGTATTTGCAGGAATTTTCGGCTTTGATCAAAAAGCTTTCTTCGAGGCCGATGAAGGAGCTGAAGAAGTTCCGGAAGTTAACTTTGACTCCTAA
- a CDS encoding HAD-IA family hydrolase — MSYQFIYFDLDDTLLDHKSAEAAGLKDVHRHFGLFENTGTEELIDVYHQVNSKQWSLYSQAKVTRDELQRNRFELTLKELGLDKSRYEEVGNFYMQAYRNHWQWLDGAKEAYYGILEKYPVGILTNGFAETQRKKFEAFDLYNSAQATVISEEVGVLKPHPDVFEYATEQAGVSKDEILYVGDSFSSDVEGGTQFGWNVAWFTQNGEADKHQKADFVFADFIDLKNLLKV, encoded by the coding sequence TTGTCTTACCAATTTATCTACTTTGATCTGGACGATACGTTACTGGATCACAAATCTGCAGAGGCCGCGGGATTAAAAGATGTCCACCGCCATTTTGGGCTTTTTGAAAATACCGGCACTGAAGAACTTATTGATGTATATCATCAAGTTAATAGCAAGCAATGGAGTTTGTATAGTCAGGCAAAAGTGACCCGGGATGAGCTACAGCGCAATCGGTTTGAGTTGACGCTAAAAGAGCTCGGTCTGGATAAAAGCCGATACGAAGAAGTTGGTAATTTTTATATGCAGGCGTATCGCAATCACTGGCAGTGGCTTGATGGTGCGAAGGAAGCATATTATGGAATTCTTGAGAAGTATCCCGTTGGTATCTTAACCAATGGCTTTGCCGAAACGCAGCGCAAAAAGTTCGAAGCTTTTGATTTATATAATTCTGCTCAGGCAACCGTCATTTCGGAAGAGGTTGGAGTGCTAAAACCTCATCCCGATGTGTTTGAATACGCTACTGAGCAAGCGGGAGTCTCTAAAGATGAGATTTTATATGTAGGTGATTCATTTAGTTCTGATGTGGAAGGAGGAACACAGTTTGGATGGAATGTAGCTTGGTTTACCCAAAATGGGGAGGCGGATAAGCATCAGAAAGCCGATTTTGTATTTGCTGATTTTATAGATTTGAAAAACTTGTTGAAGGTTTAA
- the purL gene encoding phosphoribosylformylglycinamidine synthase subunit PurL: MSDNTMKEPEVTLELAKDHGLTEEEFEMIKDYLGRTPNFTELGVYSVMWSEHCSYKNSILEIKKLPNEGPQMLVGAGEENAGLVDIGDGLGCVFKVESHNHPSAIEPYEGAATGVGGIHRDIFTMGARPVASLNSLRFGDMDTPRVRFLLDGVVRGIADYGNSFGVPMVGGEIYFDEKYEGNPLVNAMSVGIVKEDQTASAIAEGVGNPVIIVGSDTGRDGIHGATFASEEISEESEDKRPSVQVGDPFSEKQLLEATLEVIKNGGIVGVQDMGAAGISCSSSEMTAKGGVGMKLDLDKVPAREDGMTAYELLLSESQERMLVVAEEGREQEIIDIYEKWDLNAVVIGEVVEGENVTYLKDGEVKADIPADSLVLGGGAPRYKRETKKPEYLDDVQSFDIDSLDHPKNHNDVIKKLLGSPNIASKRWAYEQYDTMVRTNTVNGPGASDSGVVRIKGTKKGLAVKTDCNGRYVYLNPRKGGQIAVAESARNVVCSGAKPMAITNCLNFGNPYKPEVYWTFKEALAGMGEACRMFNTPVTGGNVSFYNENPEMAIFPTPVIGMLGLIEDVENHRMTPEFKNESDVIYYVGAPRKGLGGSEYLHTLHDLTTGDAPDIDLEFESRLQSTLLEAIQQQIVNAAHDISDGGLATTLAEMAIFAGKGADISVDDLGDNDYEVLYSEAQSGVVVTCEAEMKGQLESHLQNQEIPFEELGTVTNNDLLTVDELVNLSVEEMYDIYDNVIEQAMKQKDDVVA; the protein is encoded by the coding sequence ATGTCTGATAACACGATGAAGGAGCCGGAAGTAACACTTGAATTAGCCAAAGATCACGGATTGACCGAAGAGGAATTTGAGATGATCAAAGATTATCTCGGTCGTACCCCAAATTTTACCGAGCTTGGGGTTTATTCGGTGATGTGGAGTGAACATTGTTCGTATAAAAACTCTATCTTAGAAATAAAAAAACTGCCCAACGAAGGTCCGCAGATGCTGGTAGGAGCAGGAGAAGAAAATGCCGGGTTAGTTGATATTGGTGATGGACTTGGTTGTGTATTTAAAGTTGAGAGCCATAATCACCCGTCCGCAATTGAACCGTATGAAGGTGCTGCGACCGGTGTTGGTGGCATTCATCGTGATATTTTTACCATGGGTGCTCGTCCGGTTGCCAGTCTCAACTCCTTACGTTTTGGTGATATGGATACGCCTCGTGTTCGTTTCCTGTTGGATGGCGTTGTGCGCGGTATCGCAGATTACGGTAATTCCTTCGGCGTGCCGATGGTAGGCGGAGAAATCTATTTTGATGAAAAATATGAGGGCAATCCGCTGGTAAATGCTATGAGTGTTGGAATTGTAAAGGAAGATCAGACGGCATCGGCTATTGCCGAGGGGGTTGGGAATCCGGTAATTATCGTTGGTTCAGATACCGGACGAGATGGTATTCACGGGGCAACCTTTGCCTCTGAAGAAATTAGTGAAGAAAGTGAGGATAAGCGTCCCAGTGTGCAAGTGGGCGATCCGTTTTCAGAGAAGCAATTGCTCGAAGCTACACTTGAAGTTATTAAAAATGGCGGTATCGTTGGTGTTCAGGATATGGGGGCTGCCGGCATCAGTTGTTCGTCTTCTGAAATGACTGCCAAGGGAGGCGTGGGAATGAAGCTGGACTTGGACAAAGTTCCAGCCCGCGAAGATGGTATGACGGCTTACGAGCTGTTGCTCTCCGAAAGCCAAGAGCGGATGCTGGTTGTAGCTGAAGAAGGACGTGAACAGGAGATTATCGATATTTATGAGAAGTGGGATCTGAATGCGGTAGTTATTGGTGAGGTTGTCGAAGGTGAAAACGTAACCTATCTCAAAGATGGCGAAGTGAAAGCTGATATTCCCGCTGATAGTTTGGTGTTGGGCGGCGGTGCTCCGCGTTATAAGCGTGAGACGAAGAAGCCCGAATATTTGGATGATGTGCAGTCATTTGACATTGATTCACTTGACCATCCCAAAAACCACAATGATGTAATTAAAAAATTATTAGGATCACCGAACATTGCTTCCAAGCGTTGGGCGTATGAGCAGTATGATACGATGGTACGCACTAATACAGTGAACGGCCCTGGTGCTTCGGATTCTGGCGTGGTACGTATCAAAGGCACGAAAAAAGGGCTGGCTGTTAAGACCGATTGCAATGGTCGATATGTGTATTTGAATCCACGTAAAGGTGGACAAATTGCGGTGGCAGAATCAGCTCGAAATGTGGTTTGCAGTGGTGCTAAACCGATGGCTATTACAAACTGTCTGAACTTTGGAAATCCCTATAAACCAGAAGTGTATTGGACGTTTAAGGAAGCACTTGCAGGGATGGGTGAAGCTTGTCGGATGTTTAATACGCCGGTGACGGGTGGAAATGTGAGCTTCTATAATGAGAATCCTGAGATGGCAATTTTCCCAACGCCGGTTATTGGTATGTTGGGATTGATTGAAGATGTGGAAAATCATCGTATGACTCCTGAGTTTAAGAATGAGTCTGATGTAATCTATTACGTTGGTGCTCCTCGAAAAGGGTTAGGGGGGAGTGAGTATCTGCATACGCTTCATGATTTGACGACGGGTGATGCTCCCGATATTGATCTCGAATTTGAGAGTCGATTGCAATCAACGTTGCTGGAAGCAATTCAGCAGCAGATTGTTAATGCGGCACATGATATTTCGGATGGCGGTCTGGCAACAACGTTAGCTGAAATGGCGATATTTGCTGGCAAGGGCGCTGACATTTCAGTAGATGATTTGGGAGATAATGACTATGAAGTACTTTACAGCGAAGCACAATCTGGAGTAGTAGTCACTTGCGAAGCCGAAATGAAAGGGCAGCTCGAATCACATCTACAAAACCAAGAGATTCCTTTTGAGGAATTAGGTACTGTAACAAATAATGATTTGTTAACTGTAGATGAGCTGGTGAACTTGTCGGTAGAGGAGATGTACGATATCTATGATAACGTTATTGAGCAAGCTATGAAGCAAAAAGATGATGTGGTAGCGTAG
- a CDS encoding SDR family oxidoreductase: MKNKIVLIVGGSGGIGSACGRVFAKAGAKVVLAARNQEKVEKVAQEINDSGGEAFVIGVDVTDLASVSKMAREVTQDLGPIDVLVNAFGTAVIQPLLDINPEEAKEMLDVNVYGTFLVTQTVVRYMATEKKGRVIMFPGSVGKYPMKNSSIYSASKFAITGFTKSLVEEHKRSGVKFTLMHLGGVDTPMWDSNTVDMRVQKDKMLSPEEVAKSVYYAANQPEGSVLNEITIQPESHQMV; the protein is encoded by the coding sequence ATGAAAAATAAGATTGTATTGATTGTTGGTGGATCAGGAGGAATTGGAAGTGCTTGTGGACGCGTGTTTGCCAAGGCGGGTGCCAAAGTGGTACTTGCAGCGCGAAACCAGGAGAAGGTAGAAAAGGTGGCTCAAGAAATTAATGATTCCGGTGGGGAAGCCTTTGTGATTGGCGTTGATGTCACTGATTTAGCTTCGGTATCAAAAATGGCCCGGGAGGTAACCCAGGATCTCGGACCTATTGATGTGCTGGTGAATGCTTTCGGTACTGCTGTTATTCAACCACTTTTGGACATCAATCCCGAAGAAGCCAAAGAGATGCTGGATGTGAATGTGTATGGGACGTTTTTGGTGACGCAGACGGTGGTGCGTTATATGGCGACGGAGAAGAAGGGACGTGTTATTATGTTTCCTGGCAGTGTGGGTAAGTATCCTATGAAGAATTCGTCGATCTACTCAGCTTCGAAATTTGCCATTACAGGATTTACAAAGTCGCTGGTTGAAGAGCATAAGCGTAGCGGAGTTAAGTTTACGCTTATGCATTTGGGCGGCGTAGATACCCCGATGTGGGATAGCAATACCGTGGATATGCGTGTTCAAAAAGACAAAATGTTGTCGCCAGAAGAAGTGGCTAAATCCGTGTATTATGCTGCCAATCAGCCTGAAGGTTCGGTCCTAAACGAAATTACGATTCAGCCTGAATCGCATCAAATGGTGTAA
- the lat gene encoding L-lysine 6-transaminase produces the protein MSTSNTVAPAQVHKILQKHILTDGYDIVLDLEKSEGTYLYDAKSGERYLDFFTFFASNPLGMNHPQLANEEFQQKIGKVAINKPSNSDVYTEEMAEFVDNFDRVGIPDYLPYSFFISGGALAVENALKVAFDWKVQKNFEKGYRQEKGHKVLHLEQAFHGRSGYTMSLTNTDPKKVKYFPKFDWPRITSPAMTYPATDEHIRQTVAHEERAIAQAERYFEMYKDEIACIILEPIQGEGGDRHFRKEFHQALRDLADKHEALLIYDEVQTGVALTGKFWAHEHYVKPDILAFGKKAQVCGILASKRIDDVETNCFHVSSRINSTWGGNLVDMVRFGRILQVIEDENLVDNAATVGNFLQDKINDLTQKFEHVTNPRGKGLFCAVDFPDTHTRDSVIKECFQNNLMILSCGERTMRFRPPLTVNKDQIEEGLDIIEESIKSTMD, from the coding sequence ATGTCCACATCCAACACAGTTGCTCCCGCACAAGTACACAAGATTCTACAAAAACATATTTTAACGGATGGGTACGATATTGTGCTTGATCTCGAAAAGAGTGAAGGGACCTATCTATATGATGCGAAGAGCGGAGAGCGTTATCTGGATTTCTTTACTTTTTTTGCCTCTAATCCACTGGGAATGAATCACCCTCAACTGGCTAACGAGGAGTTCCAACAAAAGATTGGCAAAGTTGCTATTAACAAGCCTTCCAACTCGGATGTCTATACCGAAGAGATGGCTGAATTTGTAGACAATTTTGATCGTGTCGGCATTCCGGATTACCTCCCCTACTCGTTCTTTATTTCCGGCGGTGCATTAGCGGTTGAAAATGCCCTTAAGGTAGCCTTTGATTGGAAAGTGCAAAAGAATTTTGAGAAAGGTTATCGGCAAGAAAAAGGACATAAAGTCCTCCACTTAGAACAGGCCTTTCACGGTCGGTCGGGATATACGATGTCGTTGACCAATACAGATCCCAAAAAAGTAAAATACTTTCCAAAGTTCGACTGGCCGCGCATTACCTCTCCGGCTATGACTTATCCAGCTACTGATGAACATATCCGACAAACGGTGGCGCATGAAGAACGCGCTATTGCCCAAGCCGAGCGATACTTTGAGATGTACAAAGATGAAATTGCCTGTATCATCCTGGAACCCATTCAAGGTGAAGGAGGCGACCGTCATTTTCGCAAGGAATTTCACCAAGCGCTTCGTGATCTGGCCGATAAACATGAAGCGCTGCTCATTTATGATGAGGTACAAACGGGCGTTGCACTAACTGGAAAATTCTGGGCCCATGAGCACTATGTTAAACCAGATATCTTAGCTTTTGGTAAAAAAGCACAAGTTTGTGGAATCTTAGCCAGTAAACGTATCGACGATGTCGAAACCAATTGCTTCCATGTCTCTTCACGTATTAACTCGACATGGGGCGGAAACCTGGTAGATATGGTTCGGTTTGGACGTATTTTACAGGTAATTGAAGATGAAAACCTCGTCGATAATGCCGCTACGGTAGGTAACTTTTTACAGGATAAAATTAATGATCTAACCCAAAAATTTGAACACGTTACAAACCCACGGGGTAAAGGGTTGTTCTGTGCTGTTGATTTCCCCGATACCCATACCCGGGATTCAGTAATTAAAGAATGCTTCCAGAATAACTTGATGATTCTCTCCTGCGGAGAACGAACCATGCGATTCCGTCCGCCATTAACCGTCAATAAAGATCAAATTGAGGAAGGACTCGACATCATCGAGGAGTCCATTAAGTCAACAATGGATTAA
- a CDS encoding ATP-binding protein: MSNVKDDKRKVTSSGSSEKVVDLHINGPFKGPEENIAGTIYVNQKNRIKCVISSITELINSNSFNEDLEIKDFSQQLKYEGITDDIRYVLKYRDRVQKEVEGKSGRWYLMELHPHSPEDDIEGVVITFVDITQLKDTEQKLAEKIEKNKELQQQIIKKDVSERWRIGQFLHDNIGQTLVAAELLLQETRKKLARGEKGVEEDIDQVLEILRESNTDVRDLSHDIMPIQIEEHGITQVFRNFGRQLEKRYDIHCDLEYDITPDNITNIEVATHLYHIAQESVKNAVLHGNAEHVKISLRSDEDYMYLTIEDDGTGFSDSSTGDEGRGIDIMRHRMEMVDGKFEILDTSDLGNEGITVSCKLPIEKL, encoded by the coding sequence ATGAGCAACGTAAAAGATGACAAAAGAAAAGTTACCTCCTCAGGTTCATCAGAAAAGGTGGTAGATTTACATATTAATGGGCCTTTTAAGGGGCCAGAAGAAAATATAGCCGGTACCATTTATGTAAATCAAAAAAATCGAATCAAATGCGTTATTTCATCTATTACTGAACTGATCAATTCGAACTCTTTCAATGAGGATCTGGAAATTAAGGATTTTTCCCAGCAGCTGAAGTACGAGGGGATTACAGACGATATTAGATATGTACTTAAATATCGGGATAGGGTTCAAAAAGAAGTAGAAGGGAAAAGTGGGAGATGGTATTTGATGGAGTTGCATCCTCATTCACCAGAAGATGATATTGAAGGGGTGGTAATAACATTTGTTGATATTACTCAACTTAAAGACACTGAACAAAAGCTCGCAGAAAAAATAGAAAAAAATAAAGAATTGCAGCAGCAGATTATTAAAAAGGACGTAAGCGAACGTTGGAGGATCGGACAATTTCTGCATGATAATATTGGCCAAACATTGGTAGCGGCCGAACTTTTGCTTCAGGAAACGAGAAAAAAGTTAGCAAGAGGAGAAAAAGGGGTAGAGGAAGATATAGATCAGGTGTTAGAGATACTCAGAGAGAGCAATACAGATGTCCGCGATTTATCTCATGATATCATGCCCATTCAAATAGAAGAGCACGGCATAACTCAAGTGTTCCGCAATTTTGGCCGACAACTTGAAAAAAGATATGACATTCACTGCGACCTGGAATATGATATCACTCCTGATAATATTACAAACATTGAGGTAGCAACACATTTATACCATATCGCCCAAGAGTCGGTCAAAAATGCAGTTCTCCATGGAAACGCTGAACATGTTAAGATCTCTTTAAGGTCGGATGAAGATTATATGTATCTTACTATAGAAGACGACGGAACCGGTTTCTCAGATTCTTCAACAGGAGATGAAGGAAGAGGCATTGATATTATGCGCCACCGGATGGAAATGGTTGACGGGAAATTTGAAATTCTGGACACTTCTGATTTAGGAAACGAAGGCATTACCGTTTCCTGCAAGCTACCAATAGAAAAGCTATAA